The Mycolicibacterium fluoranthenivorans genome has a window encoding:
- a CDS encoding purine-cytosine permease family protein — MAIDLERTVTQAGVGVIGKGSRVIERHGIDRIPDTERRGTPRQVGLMWSGVVLNVQVVVYGALLVTFGLNIWQCVAAIVIGNLTWIVAGLCSLAGPAAGTTTFTVNRVPFGRLGNRPLAFFNWVMQLGYEVLDLVLMTLAVTALFGLGGITLSNSATVTIVLVLAVIQSVLPIVGHAAITRVLHTLIVPFGALFLMLAWLTAGRLHLQVTPPADWAVFLGGIALAASGSGLGWSPNAADYSRYLPAAVSRRGLVGWVLVGGGVPQSLLMLLGVAVASVVPSATDPVGGLPTAYPVWFVIPYLVLLVVQMIALNAVDLYSSGVTLQAIGIRVSRWQAVALDGVICAVVGLLVVLSGSFMAFVSNFLLFMIVWLAPWAGVFVVDHLLRKGRYDPVVLEGGGRAFAPAGVAAQAAGMIAALLWINTTVFVGPLASVAGGADLSAPAGFGVAALTYLLLARRDATR; from the coding sequence ATGGCTATCGACCTGGAACGGACTGTAACCCAGGCCGGGGTGGGTGTGATTGGTAAAGGCAGTCGTGTGATCGAGCGGCACGGCATCGACCGGATCCCGGATACCGAACGCCGGGGCACACCGCGCCAGGTCGGCCTGATGTGGAGCGGTGTCGTACTCAACGTCCAGGTGGTGGTCTACGGCGCGCTGCTGGTCACCTTCGGCCTCAATATCTGGCAATGTGTCGCCGCGATCGTGATCGGCAACCTCACCTGGATCGTCGCCGGGCTGTGCAGCCTGGCCGGGCCGGCGGCCGGAACCACCACCTTCACCGTCAATCGAGTTCCCTTCGGGCGGCTCGGCAACCGTCCGCTGGCCTTCTTCAACTGGGTCATGCAACTCGGATACGAAGTGCTCGACCTCGTGCTGATGACCCTCGCGGTGACCGCGTTGTTCGGTCTGGGCGGCATCACCCTGTCGAATTCGGCAACCGTCACGATCGTGTTGGTACTGGCGGTGATTCAGAGTGTGCTGCCGATCGTCGGGCATGCCGCGATCACCCGGGTGCTACATACGCTGATCGTCCCGTTCGGTGCGCTCTTCCTCATGCTGGCCTGGCTCACCGCCGGCAGGCTTCACCTGCAGGTCACTCCGCCCGCGGACTGGGCGGTCTTCCTCGGCGGTATCGCGCTGGCGGCCAGCGGTTCCGGTCTGGGCTGGTCACCCAACGCCGCGGACTACTCGCGGTACCTGCCCGCCGCGGTGTCCCGGCGTGGGCTGGTCGGGTGGGTGTTGGTCGGCGGTGGGGTGCCGCAATCGCTGTTGATGCTGCTCGGGGTCGCGGTCGCCAGTGTCGTCCCCTCGGCCACCGATCCGGTCGGCGGCCTGCCCACCGCGTACCCCGTCTGGTTCGTGATCCCGTACCTGGTCCTGCTCGTCGTCCAGATGATCGCGCTCAACGCGGTGGACCTCTACTCCTCCGGAGTTACACTGCAGGCCATCGGGATTCGTGTCAGCCGGTGGCAGGCGGTGGCACTCGACGGAGTCATCTGTGCCGTCGTGGGTCTGTTGGTCGTGTTGTCCGGATCGTTCATGGCCTTCGTGAGCAATTTCCTGCTCTTCATGATCGTGTGGTTGGCGCCGTGGGCCGGCGTGTTCGTCGTCGACCACCTGCTGCGCAAGGGACGCTATGACCCCGTCGTCCTCGAGGGCGGCGGACGGGCATTCGCCCCGGCGGGAGTCGCGGCGCAGGCCGCGGGCATGATCGCCGCCCTGCTGTGGATCAACACCACCGTCTTCGTCGGGCCGCTGGCGAGCGTCGCCGGTGGTGCGGACCTGAGCGCGCCGGCCGGCTTCGGCGTGGCCGCCCTGACCTACCTCTTGCTCGCCCGGCGCGACGCCACCCGTTGA
- a CDS encoding isopenicillin N synthase family dioxygenase: MTIPLIDLQIWRAGSASERAALARQVDEALQDSGFLMLAGHGVSAVLRENIRSAARRFFALPQDVKARYATAVGGRGWVGPGREANGFYGEDVDGTRPDLKESYTMGRDFRTGDPSIDQMWFAENVWPAEVPELRNLCDRYAAAVRDVYGDTLGLLASAVGLEPDWFVAQTRNSPHTFNINRYPPLVETGAPAPGQYRIAPHTDWGVLTILDRQAGYGGLEVQNTDGTWLPAPYVPGAFTVNIGDLMARWTGDRWRSTRHRVLPPAADAPGEELISLIMFLEADADAVIRTLPAPVGSVTHPDVVAGAYLDERAAAATVS, encoded by the coding sequence ATGACCATTCCCCTCATCGATCTGCAGATCTGGCGCGCCGGATCTGCATCGGAACGCGCGGCACTCGCCCGGCAAGTGGACGAGGCGCTGCAGGACTCGGGCTTCCTGATGCTCGCCGGCCACGGAGTGAGTGCCGTTCTGCGCGAGAACATCCGGTCGGCAGCGCGCCGCTTCTTCGCCCTTCCTCAGGACGTCAAGGCCCGGTACGCCACCGCGGTAGGGGGTCGTGGCTGGGTGGGGCCGGGCCGGGAGGCCAACGGGTTCTACGGCGAGGATGTCGACGGTACCCGGCCGGACCTCAAGGAGAGCTACACCATGGGCCGCGATTTCCGCACCGGTGACCCCAGTATCGACCAGATGTGGTTCGCCGAAAATGTCTGGCCGGCCGAAGTTCCGGAGCTGCGCAACCTGTGCGACCGATACGCGGCCGCGGTCCGCGACGTCTATGGCGACACCTTGGGATTACTCGCCTCGGCGGTGGGCCTGGAACCGGACTGGTTCGTCGCCCAGACCCGCAACTCGCCACACACGTTCAACATCAACCGTTATCCGCCGTTGGTTGAGACGGGGGCGCCCGCGCCGGGGCAATATCGCATTGCCCCGCACACGGATTGGGGTGTGCTGACCATCCTGGACCGGCAGGCGGGGTACGGCGGCCTGGAGGTGCAGAACACCGACGGTACTTGGCTGCCCGCCCCTTACGTGCCCGGCGCCTTCACGGTGAACATCGGTGATCTGATGGCGCGGTGGACGGGGGACCGCTGGCGCTCCACCCGGCACCGGGTGCTGCCACCGGCCGCCGACGCGCCGGGGGAGGAGTTGATCTCACTGATCATGTTCCTCGAAGCGGACGCCGACGCCGTCATCCGGACGTTGCCCGCCCCGGTCGGCTCGGTCACCCATCCCGACGTCGTCGCGGGCGCGTACCTCGACGAACGG